One segment of Hemibagrus wyckioides isolate EC202008001 linkage group LG05, SWU_Hwy_1.0, whole genome shotgun sequence DNA contains the following:
- the epgn gene encoding epigen: protein MSQCVSLCFALASVTLLHSRTVECAGTGLTLMLNKTQTLNITSNFTYSEPLVLPVHRPCSGEHESLCIHGLCSYPENINNPYCTCYPGYLGTRCEHKNLTGNVFMLDSLEEVIALVCGLIFLLVCVSVLSYCCYRKWGSKPAPPYTNQQNSV, encoded by the exons ATGTCAcagtgtgtatctttgtgttttG CTCTAGCATCGGTCACACTGCTTCACAGCCGGACAGTGGAATGTGCAGGGACGGGGCTAACACTGATGCTCAACAAAACCCAAACCCTCAACATCACCTCCAACTTCACATACA gtgagcccCTGGTTCTCCCTGTTCACAGGCCCTGCTCAGGTGAACATGAGAGTTTGTGTATCCATGGACTCTGTTCTTATCCTGAAAACATAAACAACCCCTACTGCAC gtgttacCCTGGGTATCTTGGTACACGTTGTGAACATAAGAACCTAACGGGAAACGTGTTCATGTTGGACAGCCTGGAGGAAGTGATCGCTTTGGTGTGTGGACTGATTTTTCTGCTGGTCTGCGTGTCGGTGCTCAGCTACTGCTGCTACAGGAAGTG GGGCAGTAAACCAGctcctccatacacaaaccagcagaacagtgtgtga